One genomic segment of Chitinibacter sp. FCG-7 includes these proteins:
- a CDS encoding GspE/PulE family protein has product MSELTLDLIQHLRTTGGNQPLPMLVQQSLGLTDEGYCSEVSSYLGIPAITREELYQLKPRYDLLSFGDAAAHHCFLAESSQHGTVLVMSDPFSPVVRNWAQQRITVAFRSAFAHYEVLQTYFNEYETSHRAMEQLGGGENAEISNDGVTEISLSTLSQDANPVVKLVNSTLYDALKAKASDIHMETTPSGMTIKYRIDGVLLHAGGTNGADKAEQIISRLKVLAELDISEHRIPQDGRFKALINNRDIDFRVSIMPSIHGEDAVLRILDKQGGGDTFKQLRLETLGHEEQTMAAIRGLSHEPYGLLLVTGPTGSGKSTTLYATLSEINNGEEKIITIEDPVEYQLPGVLQIPVNDKKGLTFARGLRSILRHDPDKILVGEIRDGETANIAVQAALTGHLVLTSVHANNAFSVIDRFIHMGVEPNSFVDALIGVVAQRLIRKVCPHCVGDDQPEESLLISSGLSTEQVKGWKFRKGAGCPACRNTGYLGRKAIAEVLRLDDDMKQAIANHAPAVELKKIALAKGFVSMRQIAVNAVSRGETTLQEINRVTFVD; this is encoded by the coding sequence ATGAGCGAACTCACGCTTGATCTTATCCAGCATCTGCGCACGACAGGCGGCAATCAGCCGCTGCCGATGCTGGTTCAGCAGTCACTTGGCTTAACCGATGAGGGGTATTGCTCTGAAGTCAGCAGCTACCTTGGCATTCCAGCCATTACCCGGGAGGAGTTATATCAACTCAAACCGCGTTATGATTTGCTGTCATTCGGCGATGCTGCCGCACACCACTGCTTTCTAGCCGAAAGCTCACAGCATGGCACCGTGCTGGTCATGTCGGACCCATTCAGCCCAGTGGTGCGCAACTGGGCGCAGCAGCGAATTACTGTCGCCTTCCGCTCGGCGTTCGCGCATTACGAAGTACTGCAAACTTACTTCAACGAATACGAAACCTCGCACCGGGCGATGGAGCAACTCGGCGGCGGAGAAAACGCAGAAATCAGCAATGATGGCGTTACCGAGATTTCGCTCTCGACGCTCTCACAAGACGCGAATCCGGTCGTCAAACTGGTTAACTCGACGCTGTATGACGCACTGAAGGCCAAAGCGTCCGACATTCACATGGAAACCACGCCATCGGGTATGACCATTAAATACCGGATTGATGGAGTACTGCTGCATGCGGGCGGCACCAATGGTGCCGATAAGGCCGAACAGATTATTTCGCGACTGAAAGTACTGGCTGAGCTGGATATTTCTGAACACCGTATTCCTCAAGATGGGCGCTTTAAAGCACTGATCAATAATCGCGATATCGACTTTCGTGTCTCTATCATGCCGTCCATCCACGGCGAAGATGCCGTATTGCGGATTCTGGACAAACAAGGCGGCGGCGATACGTTCAAGCAATTGCGCCTGGAAACGCTGGGCCACGAAGAGCAAACCATGGCCGCCATCCGCGGCCTATCGCACGAGCCCTATGGCCTACTGCTAGTTACCGGCCCGACTGGCTCGGGTAAATCAACGACGCTGTATGCCACACTATCCGAAATTAATAATGGTGAAGAAAAAATCATCACCATTGAAGACCCAGTCGAGTATCAGCTACCTGGCGTCTTGCAGATTCCGGTCAACGATAAAAAGGGCCTGACTTTTGCCCGTGGTTTGCGCTCGATTTTGCGGCACGATCCGGACAAAATCCTGGTCGGCGAGATTCGTGACGGAGAAACCGCCAATATTGCGGTGCAAGCGGCATTGACCGGTCACTTGGTACTCACTTCGGTGCATGCGAATAATGCCTTCTCGGTGATTGATCGTTTTATTCATATGGGCGTTGAGCCAAACAGCTTTGTCGATGCCTTGATTGGCGTTGTTGCCCAACGACTGATCCGTAAAGTCTGCCCGCACTGCGTGGGCGATGATCAACCCGAAGAGAGTTTACTGATCAGTTCGGGCTTAAGCACAGAACAGGTCAAGGGCTGGAAATTCCGTAAAGGCGCAGGCTGCCCCGCGTGCCGCAATACTGGCTATCTGGGCCGCAAAGCCATTGCCGAGGTCTTGCGTCTGGACGATGACATGAAGCAGGCCATTGCCAATCATGCACCCGCCGTTGAACTGAAAAAAATCGCCTTGGCAAAAGGCTTTGTCTCGATGCGACAAATCGCGGTGAACGCGGTTTCTCGTGGAGAAACCACCTTGCAGGAAATCAACCGTGTCACCTTTGTTGATTAA
- a CDS encoding type II secretion system F family protein yields the protein MHYKVKALAAGVLQELELDAANPDELRSQLASKGLQLVSFQAERQLGFSFGKNEFQVSLFTQELIALLEAGLTLVEAMETLKEKSGHDQNRTVLTRMIEGLYQGLPLSKVLAQMPNLFPPLYIATVGSAEKTGHLADALKRYHHYETRLAAVKKKIVASLVYPLVVIGIGGSIMLFLLFYVIPKFSQIYASMRNLPFAAQVMLWWGDLVHQHGQVIFASIIATLVGSYLLFKTDAAQTMLREIFWKLPKLDSYRRLFSLTRFYRTLGLLLSGGLSIVAALELAAQLLPAQMRLALSQALVDIKSGQQVSATLPKYGLTTPVAERLLRVGEQSGELATMMERAAQFCDEELDRAIEMFTRLFEPILMLIIGILIGGIVFLLYMPIFELAGNMQ from the coding sequence ATGCACTACAAGGTTAAAGCCCTCGCGGCAGGCGTGCTGCAGGAACTGGAGCTGGACGCTGCCAACCCGGACGAGTTACGCAGCCAGCTAGCCAGCAAAGGCCTGCAGCTTGTCAGCTTTCAGGCGGAGCGTCAGCTGGGATTTTCATTCGGTAAAAATGAATTCCAGGTTTCTCTCTTCACTCAGGAGCTGATTGCCCTGCTCGAGGCTGGTTTGACGCTGGTCGAGGCCATGGAAACGCTAAAAGAGAAAAGCGGCCATGATCAGAACCGCACCGTGCTCACCCGCATGATTGAAGGTCTGTATCAGGGCCTGCCTTTGTCCAAAGTACTGGCGCAAATGCCCAATCTGTTTCCACCGCTGTATATCGCCACCGTGGGTTCAGCAGAAAAAACCGGCCATCTGGCCGATGCGCTTAAACGCTATCACCACTATGAAACGCGGCTGGCTGCGGTAAAGAAAAAGATCGTTGCCTCGCTGGTATATCCTTTGGTGGTGATCGGCATTGGTGGCAGCATTATGCTGTTCCTGCTGTTTTACGTGATTCCAAAATTCAGCCAGATTTACGCCTCGATGCGCAATCTGCCCTTTGCCGCCCAAGTGATGTTGTGGTGGGGTGATCTGGTTCACCAACACGGGCAAGTGATTTTTGCTAGCATCATCGCTACGCTGGTCGGCAGCTATTTACTGTTTAAAACCGATGCCGCGCAAACAATGTTGCGCGAAATCTTCTGGAAGCTACCCAAGCTCGATAGCTATCGCCGACTGTTTTCGTTAACCCGGTTTTACCGAACCCTTGGCTTGCTACTGTCAGGTGGTCTGTCGATTGTTGCTGCACTGGAACTGGCGGCACAGCTGCTACCCGCCCAGATGCGGCTGGCCCTCTCGCAAGCACTGGTTGATATCAAATCCGGCCAGCAGGTCTCAGCGACCTTGCCCAAATACGGGCTGACCACGCCAGTAGCCGAGCGCTTGCTGCGCGTAGGCGAGCAAAGTGGCGAATTGGCCACCATGATGGAGCGCGCCGCGCAGTTTTGCGATGAGGAGCTGGATCGGGCCATTGAAATGTTCACCCGCCTGTTCGAGCCGATTCTGATGTTGATTATCGGTATTTTGATTGGTGGCATCGTATTTTTGCTTTATATGCCGATTTTTGAGTTGGCCGGGAATATGCAATGA
- the gspG gene encoding type II secretion system major pseudopilin GspG, which yields MKKLRFPRLAQSGFTLLELLVVLLIIALLAGYVGPKLFGEVGKAKTKTAASQMKSIADALDHYRLDTGRYPSTEQGLNALVKKPADESKWNGPYLMKDVPNDPWDKPYEYRIPGENGRDYDLLTYGLDGKAGGTGEDADVSYWQ from the coding sequence ATGAAAAAGCTTCGTTTTCCGCGTTTGGCTCAATCTGGCTTCACCCTGCTGGAGCTGCTGGTCGTGCTGTTGATTATCGCTTTGCTGGCCGGCTATGTTGGCCCGAAATTGTTTGGTGAGGTTGGCAAGGCCAAAACCAAAACTGCCGCCAGCCAGATGAAATCGATTGCCGATGCCCTCGACCATTACCGTCTTGATACCGGCCGCTATCCAAGCACCGAACAAGGCCTCAATGCGCTGGTTAAAAAGCCCGCTGACGAGAGCAAATGGAATGGCCCTTATCTGATGAAAGACGTGCCAAATGATCCTTGGGACAAACCGTACGAATACCGTATTCCTGGTGAGAATGGCCGCGACTATGATTTGCTGACCTACGGTCTGGATGGCAAAGCAGGCGGCACAGGTGAAGACGCTGATGTTAGCTACTGGCAATAA
- a CDS encoding glycosyl hydrolase family 18 protein: MNFRLTAISAVVAFASSASFAATAWNSTTVYTGGEIVTYQGTDYKAKWWTQGNVPGAEQWGPWEAQGPVSATPVPTATTAPTATPATTATSAPTATPKPTATATPATGTCVDAVWNSSTAYTGSQKVSYNGRTYQAQWWTSGDQPDLNTGSGKPWKDLGACGPVVATPTPTATVAPTATPVVTATPKPTATPVVTATPTPTATPVVTATPTPTATPVGPTPTPAVTPTVPPSTGAKQVGTYFAEWSIYGRKFFLKNVQDSGQAAKLTFLNYSFGNVYKQADGTYKCQANINKAETGNQDGGDAWALYQKGFAANESVDGVADAWGADGTGSLKGNWNQLKKLKAKNPNMKVLISLGGWTWSKWFSAAASTDALRKTLVASCIDVWIKGNLPFDAASNAGGAGTGAGVFDGIDIDWEYPGVQGIGTNTVSAADKENNTLLMKEFRAQLDAITAQTGKRYLLTVAIGAGDEKIAATVPGEYSKYLDWINIMSYDYNGGWDAAGPTDFQSNLYQDPASPRTVDPKTGKVSKYYTDAAVKDLIARGVPAVKLHIGVPFYGRGWTGVTNVNNGLYQKATGAAKGTYESGIEDYKVLKTAPGTEYIHPVTQQTYKFDGSTFWSYDTPRDIKLKADYAKSMGMGGIFSWEADGDTANGELVEAMTHINK, translated from the coding sequence ATGAACTTTCGTTTAACCGCAATTTCTGCTGTTGTTGCATTCGCTTCATCAGCTTCTTTCGCTGCTACCGCTTGGAACAGCACCACCGTTTACACTGGCGGCGAAATCGTGACCTACCAAGGTACCGACTACAAAGCTAAATGGTGGACACAAGGCAATGTACCCGGCGCAGAACAATGGGGCCCTTGGGAAGCACAAGGTCCTGTAAGCGCAACACCAGTTCCAACAGCGACAACGGCACCAACTGCTACACCAGCTACCACTGCAACTAGCGCCCCAACTGCAACACCAAAACCAACTGCAACCGCAACGCCAGCTACTGGCACTTGTGTTGACGCAGTATGGAACAGCTCAACTGCATACACTGGCAGCCAGAAAGTTAGCTACAACGGCCGCACTTACCAAGCACAATGGTGGACTAGTGGTGATCAGCCAGATCTGAACACTGGCTCAGGCAAACCTTGGAAAGATCTAGGCGCTTGCGGCCCAGTCGTTGCAACACCAACACCAACCGCTACTGTTGCCCCAACCGCAACGCCAGTGGTAACTGCAACACCAAAACCAACGGCTACACCAGTTGTAACTGCTACGCCAACACCAACGGCAACACCAGTTGTAACTGCTACACCAACACCAACAGCAACACCAGTTGGCCCAACGCCAACACCAGCAGTAACGCCAACCGTGCCACCAAGCACTGGCGCAAAACAAGTTGGTACTTACTTTGCTGAATGGTCAATCTACGGCCGTAAATTCTTCCTGAAAAACGTACAGGACAGCGGCCAAGCAGCCAAACTAACCTTCCTGAACTACTCATTCGGTAACGTTTACAAACAAGCAGACGGCACTTACAAGTGTCAAGCCAACATCAACAAAGCTGAAACAGGTAACCAAGACGGCGGCGACGCTTGGGCTCTGTATCAGAAAGGTTTTGCTGCCAACGAGTCTGTTGACGGCGTAGCTGATGCTTGGGGCGCCGACGGCACAGGCAGCCTGAAAGGTAACTGGAACCAGCTGAAAAAACTCAAAGCCAAAAACCCGAACATGAAAGTGTTGATTTCTCTGGGTGGCTGGACTTGGTCTAAGTGGTTCTCTGCTGCTGCATCAACTGATGCACTACGTAAGACTCTGGTAGCTTCTTGTATCGACGTGTGGATCAAAGGCAACTTGCCGTTTGATGCTGCATCGAACGCAGGTGGCGCAGGCACTGGCGCTGGCGTATTTGACGGTATCGATATCGACTGGGAATACCCAGGCGTTCAAGGCATCGGCACCAACACTGTTTCAGCTGCTGACAAAGAAAACAACACCTTGCTGATGAAAGAATTCCGTGCACAACTGGATGCAATCACTGCGCAAACTGGCAAACGCTACTTGCTGACCGTTGCAATCGGTGCTGGCGACGAGAAAATTGCTGCAACCGTACCAGGCGAATACAGCAAATACCTCGACTGGATCAACATCATGTCTTACGACTACAACGGCGGCTGGGATGCTGCAGGTCCAACAGACTTCCAGTCTAACCTGTACCAAGATCCTGCAAGCCCACGCACTGTAGATCCGAAAACCGGCAAAGTGAGCAAGTACTACACTGACGCTGCTGTGAAAGATTTGATCGCACGCGGCGTACCAGCTGTTAAATTGCACATCGGCGTTCCATTCTACGGCCGCGGCTGGACTGGCGTGACTAATGTCAACAACGGTCTGTACCAAAAAGCCACCGGCGCAGCGAAAGGCACTTACGAGTCAGGCATTGAAGACTACAAAGTACTGAAAACTGCACCAGGCACTGAGTACATCCACCCAGTGACTCAGCAAACCTACAAGTTTGACGGTTCAACTTTCTGGTCTTATGACACACCACGTGACATCAAACTGAAAGCTGACTACGCCAAATCAATGGGCATGGGCGGTATCTTCAGCTGGGAAGCAGATGGCGACACGGCCAACGGCGAGCTGGTTGAAGCAATGACTCACATCAACAAGTAA
- a CDS encoding superoxide dismutase: MEHKLPELPYAQDALAPFMSAETLSFHYGKHHQTYITNLNNLIKGTDNESKSLEEIVKTAPAGGLYNNAAQTWNHTFFWFGFAPNPAGEDRAPAGALADAINAKWGSFDEFKKAFNASAAGNFGSGWTWLVKKADGSVDIVNTGAAGTPLTTADTALLTCDVWEHAYYIDYRNSRPNYLEGFWKLVDWNVVANRFAA, translated from the coding sequence ATGGAACATAAACTACCCGAACTGCCGTACGCACAAGACGCCCTAGCGCCATTCATGTCGGCTGAGACTTTGTCATTTCACTACGGCAAACATCATCAGACCTACATCACCAATCTGAACAACCTGATCAAGGGCACCGACAACGAGAGCAAATCGCTCGAAGAAATCGTAAAAACTGCCCCAGCAGGCGGCTTGTACAATAACGCAGCGCAAACTTGGAACCACACCTTCTTCTGGTTCGGTTTTGCACCTAACCCAGCCGGCGAAGACCGCGCACCTGCTGGCGCACTGGCTGATGCCATCAACGCCAAATGGGGTTCTTTCGACGAATTCAAGAAGGCGTTTAACGCATCTGCAGCTGGCAACTTCGGTTCGGGCTGGACTTGGTTGGTAAAAAAAGCTGACGGCAGCGTTGACATCGTTAACACCGGCGCAGCGGGCACACCACTAACCACAGCCGATACCGCTCTGCTGACCTGTGACGTTTGGGAGCACGCTTACTACATCGACTACCGCAACAGCCGCCCGAACTACCTGGAAGGTTTCTGGAAACTGGTTGACTGGAACGTCGTCGCTAACCGTTTTGCGGCCTAA
- a CDS encoding CobD/CbiB family protein has translation MSILSLILALALEQLRPISNRNPVYLLFVRIANQMARNLNAGEYRNGVYAWLLAVIPLLLGAVGGYVLLAELGFVAAMLWNVLVLYLLMGFRQFSYAFTGISKALQRNDLDGARQMLADWTGQSTSELSEPEIARLTIEQGVIDSHRYVFGTIFWFVALSWFAGPAGAVLYRAASLLQQKWGGHGDAFGRFADTAMDVLDFIPVRLAAVSFAIVGNFEDAVYCWREQAAQWMDQDYGILLASAAGALGVRLGEALHQDHTVKFRPELGVGAQASTDDLVSAVALVWRAAILWLAVILLFSIAQWLS, from the coding sequence ATGAGTATTTTATCGTTGATTTTGGCTTTGGCCCTGGAGCAGTTGCGTCCGATCAGTAACCGCAATCCCGTCTATTTGCTGTTTGTGCGTATTGCCAATCAAATGGCGCGTAATCTGAATGCGGGCGAGTATCGCAATGGGGTATATGCCTGGCTGCTCGCTGTGATCCCGTTGTTGCTGGGTGCGGTGGGGGGGTATGTGCTGCTTGCCGAGCTGGGTTTTGTGGCGGCCATGTTGTGGAATGTGCTGGTTCTGTATCTACTAATGGGTTTTCGCCAGTTCAGCTATGCCTTTACCGGAATTTCCAAGGCCTTGCAGCGCAATGATCTGGATGGTGCGCGCCAGATGCTGGCCGATTGGACTGGCCAATCAACATCCGAGTTGAGCGAGCCGGAAATTGCCCGTTTGACGATAGAGCAAGGGGTGATTGATTCGCACCGTTATGTATTTGGCACGATTTTCTGGTTTGTCGCCTTGTCGTGGTTTGCCGGCCCTGCTGGGGCGGTGCTGTATCGTGCGGCAAGCTTGCTACAGCAAAAGTGGGGCGGTCATGGCGATGCTTTTGGCCGTTTTGCCGATACGGCAATGGATGTGCTTGATTTTATTCCGGTACGCCTGGCTGCGGTCAGCTTTGCGATTGTTGGCAACTTTGAAGATGCTGTGTATTGCTGGCGCGAACAGGCAGCCCAATGGATGGATCAGGATTACGGCATTTTGCTGGCCTCTGCTGCGGGCGCGCTGGGTGTGCGCCTTGGTGAGGCGCTGCATCAGGATCACACGGTGAAATTCCGTCCCGAGTTGGGGGTGGGCGCGCAAGCCAGTACCGATGATCTGGTGAGTGCGGTGGCGCTGGTGTGGCGGGCAGCCATTTTGTGGTTGGCGGTGATCTTGCTGTTCTCGATTGCGCAGTGGTTGTCTTAG
- a CDS encoding fumarylacetoacetate hydrolase family protein, with translation MAIIRLGVQQYTVNNIFCVARNYLAHAKEMDSVIADEPMFFIKPNSAVLQSGETIVLPSWSRDVHHELELLVLIGRGGKQIAEADALHHVAGYALGLDLTARDVQAQAKKAGNPWTLAKGFDGAAVMTRFVAAEGLDPANQAFTLTINGQLRQSAHTQDMAFSVAQLIAWLSDKFTLQPGDLIYTGTPEGVGPIVVGDVLTLDWPGFVQESFAVV, from the coding sequence ATGGCTATTATTCGGCTTGGTGTGCAGCAATATACTGTCAATAATATTTTCTGCGTCGCGCGTAATTATTTGGCGCACGCCAAAGAAATGGATTCTGTCATCGCTGACGAGCCGATGTTCTTTATCAAGCCCAATTCCGCCGTGTTGCAAAGTGGTGAGACGATTGTCCTGCCATCGTGGTCGCGTGATGTGCACCATGAGCTGGAACTACTGGTGTTGATTGGCCGAGGCGGTAAGCAGATTGCCGAGGCTGATGCGCTTCATCATGTGGCTGGCTATGCGCTGGGGCTGGATCTGACTGCGCGTGATGTGCAGGCGCAAGCCAAAAAAGCGGGTAATCCATGGACTTTGGCCAAAGGTTTTGACGGTGCCGCCGTGATGACCCGCTTTGTGGCTGCAGAAGGCCTCGATCCGGCGAATCAGGCGTTTACGCTCACCATTAATGGTCAGTTGCGGCAGTCTGCGCACACGCAGGATATGGCTTTTTCGGTGGCGCAGCTGATTGCCTGGCTGTCGGATAAATTCACCCTGCAACCGGGTGACTTGATTTATACCGGCACGCCCGAGGGGGTTGGCCCGATTGTGGTGGGGGATGTGCTCACGTTGGATTGGCCGGGCTTTGTGCAGGAAAGTTTTGCGGTCGTCTGA
- a CDS encoding IS4 family transposase — protein sequence MPTQRVRSELDYDFATLSAAIDPQWIAQAPAATGTASIRKRKMPAEQVIWLVIALALFRRQSIAEVVVHLDLLLPNEHDPDIANSALTQARQRLGEEPLAQLFSLCARAWDTRHQRGQSWRGLARYAIDGTTLRTSDTPENRQHFGAQAYASEVVSSYPQLRMVTLTALATHLVREVVFGEYGKNEMLYAQEVIELIPDYSLTVLDKGFLSAEILLPLQLNGQQRHWLIPAKSNTKWERLESNERDYRVKNHTT from the coding sequence ATGCCGACCCAACGCGTTCGCTCTGAGCTTGACTACGACTTTGCCACTCTCTCTGCTGCGATTGATCCGCAGTGGATTGCACAGGCGCCAGCAGCAACGGGAACTGCCAGTATCCGCAAGCGTAAAATGCCCGCCGAGCAAGTCATCTGGCTGGTCATCGCTCTGGCCTTGTTTCGCCGCCAATCCATTGCAGAAGTCGTTGTTCATCTCGATTTGCTACTCCCCAATGAGCACGATCCCGACATTGCCAATAGCGCACTGACGCAAGCTCGGCAACGGTTAGGGGAAGAACCCCTAGCGCAACTTTTTTCGCTTTGCGCCCGCGCTTGGGATACACGCCATCAGCGTGGTCAAAGCTGGCGAGGCTTGGCACGTTATGCCATTGATGGGACGACGTTGCGCACCAGTGACACTCCAGAGAATCGCCAGCACTTTGGCGCACAGGCCTATGCATCGGAGGTGGTCTCCAGTTACCCGCAGCTGCGGATGGTTACCTTAACCGCTCTGGCAACTCACCTCGTCCGCGAGGTGGTGTTTGGCGAGTATGGTAAGAATGAAATGTTGTATGCACAGGAAGTGATTGAATTGATTCCCGATTATTCACTCACCGTCCTCGACAAAGGATTTCTGAGTGCCGAAATCTTACTGCCACTCCAGCTCAATGGTCAGCAGCGGCATTGGCTGATCCCCGCCAAAAGCAATACCAAATGGGAGCGCCTCGAGTCGAACGAACGAGACTATCGCGTGAAGAATCACACTACGTAG
- the tsaD gene encoding tRNA (adenosine(37)-N6)-threonylcarbamoyltransferase complex transferase subunit TsaD, with protein sequence MLVLGIESSCDETGVALYDTERGLLAHQLHTQIAMHSEYGGVVPELASRDHIRRVLPLTTACLKDAQRQLADIDAIAYTAGPGLAGALLVGASVANAMAFALNKPTIAVHHLEGHLLSPCLADPAPPFPFVALLVSGGHTQLMAVHGVGHYELLGETVDDAAGEAFDKSAKLLGLGYPGGPALSKLADTGDASRFTLPRPMLHSGTLDMSFSGLKTAVLNLVTQQTQEKPLDDDTRADICAAFQEAIVEVLVKKSLAALKQTGMKRLVIAGGVGANRQLRAALDDAAKKRKLEVFYPPMALCTDNGAMIAYAGAQRLQFQQTAGSFAIQPRWDLASLDKVS encoded by the coding sequence ATGCTGGTTTTGGGAATTGAATCATCTTGCGACGAAACAGGCGTTGCATTATACGATACCGAGCGCGGTTTACTTGCGCACCAACTGCATACCCAGATCGCCATGCACAGCGAATACGGCGGGGTGGTACCCGAGCTGGCGTCGCGCGACCATATCCGGCGCGTACTGCCCTTAACAACCGCATGCCTGAAAGACGCCCAGCGCCAGCTGGCCGATATTGATGCGATTGCCTACACCGCTGGCCCCGGCCTTGCCGGTGCATTGCTGGTGGGCGCATCCGTGGCCAATGCCATGGCGTTTGCGCTCAATAAACCCACGATTGCCGTTCACCACCTGGAAGGGCACTTGCTCTCACCCTGCTTGGCCGATCCAGCACCACCATTTCCTTTTGTCGCACTGCTGGTTTCCGGCGGACACACCCAACTGATGGCCGTGCATGGCGTAGGCCATTATGAATTGCTCGGCGAAACGGTCGATGATGCGGCTGGCGAAGCGTTTGATAAATCAGCCAAACTACTGGGCTTGGGCTACCCGGGCGGACCGGCGCTTTCAAAACTGGCCGATACCGGCGACGCAAGCCGCTTCACCCTGCCCCGCCCGATGCTACATTCGGGCACGCTGGATATGAGTTTTTCCGGGCTTAAAACGGCGGTACTGAATTTAGTGACACAACAAACACAGGAAAAACCACTCGACGACGACACACGTGCCGATATTTGCGCGGCTTTTCAGGAAGCAATCGTTGAGGTATTGGTCAAAAAGTCGCTCGCAGCTCTCAAACAGACCGGGATGAAGCGGCTGGTCATTGCCGGCGGGGTTGGTGCCAATCGCCAATTGCGCGCAGCACTGGACGATGCGGCAAAAAAACGCAAACTAGAAGTGTTTTATCCGCCGATGGCGCTGTGTACCGACAACGGCGCAATGATTGCCTATGCAGGCGCTCAACGCCTGCAATTTCAGCAGACCGCAGGATCATTCGCGATTCAGCCACGCTGGGATTTGGCCAGCCTAGACAAGGTCAGCTAG
- the rpsU gene encoding 30S ribosomal protein S21: MPSVRVKENEPFEVAMRRFKRSVEKTGLLTELRAREFYEKPTAERKRKLAAAVKRQHKRLRSQQLPAKLY, translated from the coding sequence ATGCCTTCAGTTCGCGTTAAAGAAAACGAACCGTTCGAAGTAGCAATGCGCCGCTTCAAGCGTTCTGTTGAAAAAACTGGCCTGCTCACCGAACTTCGTGCTCGCGAGTTCTACGAGAAGCCAACTGCTGAACGTAAACGTAAATTGGCTGCTGCTGTTAAGCGCCAGCACAAACGTCTGCGTAGCCAGCAATTGCCAGCAAAACTCTACTAA
- a CDS encoding GatB/YqeY domain-containing protein, with translation MSLKAQITADMKTAMKEKQVERLGTIRLLLAAMKQREVDERIELTDADVAAIVEKMIKQRKDSISQFEAAQRQDLADKEKSEVEVLMGYMPQQLSAEEIAVFLDEAIATHGNTPASMGKIMGDLKPKLAGRADMAEVSKLIKARLA, from the coding sequence ATGAGTTTGAAAGCGCAAATTACCGCTGATATGAAAACAGCGATGAAAGAAAAGCAGGTCGAGCGTTTGGGGACGATTCGCTTGTTGCTGGCCGCGATGAAGCAGCGCGAAGTGGATGAGCGTATTGAATTGACCGATGCTGACGTGGCGGCAATCGTTGAGAAAATGATCAAGCAGCGCAAAGACAGTATTTCGCAATTTGAAGCCGCGCAGCGCCAGGATTTGGCGGACAAGGAAAAGAGCGAAGTTGAAGTATTGATGGGTTATATGCCGCAACAATTAAGCGCCGAAGAAATTGCAGTCTTCCTTGATGAAGCAATTGCAACGCATGGCAACACGCCAGCGAGCATGGGCAAAATCATGGGCGATCTAAAGCCCAAGCTGGCTGGCCGCGCTGATATGGCTGAGGTGAGCAAGCTGATTAAAGCGCGACTGGCTTAA
- a CDS encoding GNAT family N-acetyltransferase has product MTVHLAGQADLPAYLRLMRELNPEDPVLDPVAVESTWAQMRSGSLVWVKERDGVLVATCTLLVVPNLSRNARPYGLIENVVTLAAFRGQGYGRAVLQAALAEAWQRSCYKVMLSTSARTAGVVDFYRRCGFQDGVKIGFVATPD; this is encoded by the coding sequence GTGACGGTCCACTTGGCTGGGCAGGCAGATTTGCCTGCCTATTTGCGTCTTATGCGCGAATTGAATCCGGAAGACCCAGTTTTGGATCCGGTGGCTGTCGAATCGACGTGGGCACAAATGCGTTCAGGCTCTTTGGTGTGGGTTAAAGAGCGGGATGGAGTGTTGGTGGCCACGTGCACGCTGCTTGTTGTGCCCAATTTAAGTCGAAATGCGCGGCCGTATGGACTGATCGAGAATGTGGTGACTTTGGCTGCCTTTCGTGGGCAGGGTTATGGCCGTGCAGTTTTGCAAGCCGCTTTGGCTGAGGCCTGGCAGCGCTCTTGCTACAAGGTGATGCTCTCAACGAGTGCGCGTACTGCTGGTGTGGTGGATTTTTATCGCCGATGCGGTTTTCAAGATGGTGTCAAAATTGGTTTTGTTGCGACTCCGGATTAG